The sequence below is a genomic window from Acetobacteroides hydrogenigenes.
ACCACAGCCCACACATCTAGCGGGTAATCATCTTAAAAAAGGAGTCCATCAGCTCAAGGCCATCGAGATGGTGCTGAAAGAAGCTCTTTACAGCAGGATTAGGGGTAATGCCAAAAACATTTCGCTGCGCATTACAAATCGCGGCAATGCTGCTGGTCGATCCATCAGGATTGCTCTCTTTCGACACATAGCCGCGCTCGTCGCAGTAGCGTAATAGTATCTGCCCCTTCTGCTGAAGCCTACGAACTGACTCGTCACTAAGACGGTAGTAGCCGAGCGCATGCGACAGGTACAGCCGAAGCGGCTTATCGAAATCGACCAAATAGGTTAGCGGCGACCGCTTAAATTCAGACTTTACGTCTACCATAGCATTCACCAAACTGGTACGAGAAGTACGCACAAATCCCCCCTCGAGCAATCCTGCCGCACAAAGAATCTGAAAGCCGCTTTGAATCCCAACAATAAAACCACCCTGATCAGAGTACTCCGAAAGGCTAGTATATAGCGAACTCTGTTCTATTCTTCGCTTTAGCTCTTCGCTATCGCTGTAGAGCGTGCTTGGCGGAACCATAACTAGGTCGTATTTCCATTGCTCCGTATTGCCTAAATCAACTATTTCTGCGCTATTATGAAAATGTTCTCTTAAAATCTGAACAAGGCTCACATCCATTCCAGGAATATTAACAA
It includes:
- a CDS encoding phosphoribosylformylglycinamidine synthase subunit PurQ, which codes for MKIGIVNIPGMDVSLVQILREHFHNSAEIVDLGNTEQWKYDLVMVPPSTLYSDSEELKRRIEQSSLYTSLSEYSDQGGFIVGIQSGFQILCAAGLLEGGFVRTSRTSLVNAMVDVKSEFKRSPLTYLVDFDKPLRLYLSHALGYYRLSDESVRRLQQKGQILLRYCDERGYVSKESNPDGSTSSIAAICNAQRNVFGITPNPAVKSFFQHHLDGLELMDSFFKMITR